The following coding sequences lie in one Micromonospora sp. R77 genomic window:
- a CDS encoding archease, which produces MGRAAARGHRRVPHTADVRIEAWAPDRESCLAEAVAALVESFVDPAGAAPDADAEFHLPPQDDPDLLVGVLDEVIFRLETAGVLPLVTRVRATDDGVTVRWRTASTAAVELVGAVPKAVSLQELRFGPADGGWAAAVTLDV; this is translated from the coding sequence ATGGGGCGAGCAGCGGCGCGGGGGCACCGGAGGGTGCCGCACACCGCCGACGTACGGATCGAGGCGTGGGCGCCGGACCGGGAGAGCTGCCTGGCCGAGGCGGTCGCCGCGCTGGTGGAGAGCTTCGTGGACCCGGCCGGCGCCGCCCCGGACGCCGACGCCGAGTTCCACCTGCCGCCGCAGGACGACCCGGACCTGCTGGTCGGTGTGCTCGACGAGGTGATCTTCCGGCTGGAGACCGCGGGCGTGCTGCCGCTCGTCACGCGGGTCCGGGCGACCGACGACGGCGTCACGGTCCGCTGGCGGACGGCGTCGACGGCGGCGGTGGAGCTGGTCGGCGCGGTCCCGAAGGCGGTCTCCCTGCAGGAGCTGCGGTTCGGTCCCGCCGACGGCGGCTGGGCCGCAGCGGTGACGCTGGACGTGTGA